In Kushneria marisflavi, the following are encoded in one genomic region:
- a CDS encoding carbohydrate ABC transporter permease, translating to MSTSPSSRGIGDRLQHWLPRLVLSPSFVLVLFFVYGFILWTTWISFSNSGMLPDYTWAGTRQWSRLWSSWTWGIALHNIWVFGLLYIVICTVLGLLLAILLDQRIRAEGTLRTIYLYPMALSFIVTGTAWQWFLNPGLGLERTMHSLGWESFSFNWLIDAKMAIYTVVIAAVWQATGFIMAMFLAGLRGIDGEMIKAAQIDGAPTWKIYGRIIIPQLRPVFLSAIVVLAHLAIKSFDLIVAMTGGGPGNATAVPATFMYSYAFSRNEMGIAAASAVFMLAVIAALIIPYLYSELREPRS from the coding sequence ATGTCGACATCACCCTCTTCGCGGGGCATCGGCGATCGCCTGCAGCACTGGCTGCCAAGGCTTGTCCTCTCGCCGTCGTTCGTGCTGGTGCTCTTTTTCGTTTACGGCTTCATTCTCTGGACGACCTGGATCTCCTTCAGCAATTCGGGAATGCTGCCGGACTACACCTGGGCCGGCACCCGGCAGTGGTCGCGGCTGTGGTCTTCCTGGACCTGGGGCATCGCGCTGCACAACATCTGGGTGTTCGGGCTGCTCTATATCGTCATCTGCACGGTGCTGGGGCTTTTGCTGGCGATCCTTCTGGATCAGCGCATTCGCGCCGAGGGCACGCTGCGAACCATCTATCTCTACCCGATGGCGCTGTCGTTCATCGTCACCGGCACGGCCTGGCAGTGGTTTCTCAATCCTGGCCTGGGGCTTGAGCGCACCATGCACTCGCTGGGCTGGGAGAGTTTCAGCTTCAACTGGCTGATCGACGCCAAAATGGCGATCTATACGGTGGTGATCGCCGCCGTCTGGCAGGCGACCGGCTTTATCATGGCGATGTTCCTGGCAGGTCTTCGGGGTATTGATGGCGAAATGATCAAGGCCGCCCAGATCGATGGCGCGCCAACCTGGAAGATCTATGGCCGCATCATCATTCCCCAGCTGCGCCCGGTTTTTTTGAGCGCGATCGTGGTGCTGGCACATCTGGCGATCAAGAGCTTTGATCTGATCGTCGCCATGACCGGCGGTGGTCCGGGTAATGCTACCGCGGTGCCGGCGACCTTCATGTACTCCTATGCGTTTTCGCGCAACGAGATGGGCATCGCCGCGGCCAGCGCCGTGTTCATGCTGGCGGTGATTGCGGCGCTGATCATTCCCTATCTCTATTCCGAACTGCGGGAGCCTCGATCATGA
- a CDS encoding aminotransferase-like domain-containing protein yields the protein MQRSVEEALRDIETAWQRQPDRLSKQVRLEQVLTTLIEQQWVDGQRLPAHRHICQRLGVARNTLAGVIELLQSRHLLATQHGRGSWSRRPGVSPTMTQDSPLALSQRAHRILGTSGASPIQSGAFVPGIPDIARFPMRRWRTLYATLTVPQNALLLSYSSGGYGPLKREIAHFLRRGRGIECALEQIIITDGTHHGLELCALALADHGDRVVMDSPCYWGARNVFQATGLGIEQCRWLPGNGYGEMSAVTPAPRLLYLTGARHYPLSVPMPIEDKRALVEHLSPDIVIEDDYEFFEMGHRELLFSPEDGHTILAGSFSKLMFPGLRLGYLVVPRALSGALNKVRSEVFREGRMLDQAVLAKFMADGDLDRWCRRIHRDYLQRQQTLHDLLAGLPGVIDISPPAGTITLCVTLSCDIDDVRLSRYLLNHYRLVVKPLSPVCADDDPRRGLVLGIGMVEGDTLERLGRQLAEGIRRFIEGR from the coding sequence ATGCAGCGATCTGTCGAAGAGGCTCTAAGGGACATCGAAACGGCCTGGCAACGTCAGCCCGACCGGCTGAGCAAGCAGGTACGTCTGGAGCAGGTCCTGACGACGCTGATCGAGCAACAGTGGGTCGATGGCCAGCGCCTGCCGGCCCATCGTCATATCTGCCAGCGTCTGGGGGTGGCGCGTAATACCCTGGCCGGCGTCATCGAGCTTTTGCAGTCGCGTCATCTGCTGGCCACCCAGCATGGCCGCGGCAGCTGGAGCCGACGCCCGGGGGTATCACCGACCATGACGCAGGATTCGCCGCTGGCCCTGTCGCAGCGCGCGCACCGGATTCTTGGGACCAGTGGGGCCAGCCCGATCCAGAGCGGCGCCTTTGTGCCGGGCATTCCCGACATTGCCCGCTTTCCCATGCGACGCTGGCGCACGCTCTACGCCACCCTGACCGTGCCGCAAAACGCGCTGCTGCTGTCCTATTCCAGCGGGGGCTACGGGCCATTAAAGCGCGAGATCGCCCATTTTCTACGCCGCGGCCGCGGCATCGAATGCGCCCTCGAACAGATCATCATTACCGATGGCACCCACCATGGCCTGGAGCTCTGCGCCCTGGCGCTGGCCGATCACGGCGATCGGGTGGTGATGGACTCGCCCTGCTACTGGGGCGCACGCAATGTCTTTCAGGCCACGGGGCTTGGCATCGAACAGTGCCGCTGGCTGCCCGGCAACGGCTATGGCGAGATGTCAGCGGTGACGCCCGCCCCGCGTCTTTTATATCTGACCGGCGCCCGCCATTATCCGCTGAGCGTGCCGATGCCCATCGAGGACAAGCGTGCACTGGTCGAGCACCTGTCTCCCGACATTGTGATCGAGGACGACTACGAGTTCTTCGAGATGGGGCATCGGGAGCTGCTCTTCTCGCCGGAGGACGGCCACACCATTCTGGCCGGATCGTTTTCCAAGCTGATGTTTCCGGGACTGCGGCTCGGGTATCTGGTTGTGCCCCGCGCGCTGAGCGGCGCCCTCAACAAGGTCCGAAGCGAAGTCTTTCGTGAAGGGCGCATGCTGGATCAGGCAGTGCTGGCGAAGTTCATGGCCGATGGTGATCTCGACCGCTGGTGTCGGCGCATTCATCGCGACTACCTGCAACGCCAGCAGACCCTGCATGACCTGCTGGCCGGCCTGCCGGGCGTGATCGATATTTCGCCCCCGGCGGGCACCATCACGCTGTGTGTGACGCTGTCTTGCGACATTGATGACGTGCGCCTGTCACGTTACCTGCTCAACCATTACCGGCTGGTGGTCAAGCCGCTCAGCCCGGTCTGTGCTGACGATGACCCTCGTCGCGGGCTGGTGCTGGGTATCGGCATGGTCGAAGGGGACACGCTGGAGCGTCTGGGACGACAGCTCGCCGAGGGTATTCGCCGATTTATCGAGGGTCGTTGA
- a CDS encoding carbohydrate ABC transporter permease, whose translation MSAGSTVARRNPFGRALLYAVLLAFAVLYLMPLYVMLVTSFKPLEEIHQGNMLALPETWTFAPWREAWGSACIGLECSGVHGYFFNSIKIVVPAVLISGLLGAFNGYVLTKWRFRGHKIVFGLILFSCFIPFQIILLPMARVLGILHIANSTTGLVLVHVVYGIGFTTLFFRNFYESFPDELVRAAKLDGAGFFTIFFRILLPASIPIIVVTIIWQFTNVWNDFLFGVSFTSGDSAPITVALNNLVNSSTGVKAYNVNMAAAMVAAVPTLIVYILAGKYFLRGLMSGSVKG comes from the coding sequence ATGAGTGCCGGATCTACCGTCGCGCGTCGCAACCCCTTTGGGCGCGCGCTGCTCTACGCCGTACTCCTGGCGTTTGCGGTGCTCTATCTGATGCCGCTCTACGTGATGCTGGTGACCTCATTCAAGCCACTTGAGGAGATTCATCAGGGCAACATGCTCGCGCTACCCGAAACGTGGACCTTCGCGCCGTGGCGTGAGGCATGGGGCAGTGCCTGCATCGGGCTCGAGTGCAGCGGCGTGCACGGCTATTTCTTCAACAGCATCAAGATTGTGGTGCCGGCAGTGCTGATCTCGGGGCTTCTGGGGGCGTTCAACGGCTATGTGCTGACCAAGTGGCGCTTTCGAGGCCACAAGATCGTTTTCGGCTTGATCCTGTTCAGCTGCTTCATTCCGTTTCAGATCATTTTGCTGCCGATGGCGCGGGTACTCGGCATCCTGCATATCGCCAACAGCACCACGGGGCTGGTACTGGTGCACGTTGTCTACGGGATCGGCTTTACGACGCTGTTTTTTCGCAACTTCTACGAGAGCTTTCCCGACGAGCTGGTGCGGGCGGCCAAGCTCGACGGGGCCGGTTTTTTCACCATATTTTTTCGCATTCTGCTGCCGGCCTCGATTCCGATCATCGTGGTGACGATCATCTGGCAGTTCACCAACGTCTGGAACGACTTCCTGTTCGGCGTCTCCTTTACCTCCGGCGACAGCGCGCCGATCACGGTGGCACTTAACAATCTGGTCAACAGTTCCACGGGTGTGAAGGCGTACAACGTCAACATGGCGGCGGCGATGGTAGCGGCGGTGCCGACGCTGATCGTCTATATCCTGGCGGGCAAATACTTTCTGCGCGGTCTGATGTCAGGATCGGTCAAGGGCTGA
- a CDS encoding ABC transporter ATP-binding protein: MSFLHIHNVHKRFGDTHVLKGIDIAIEKGDFLVLVGPSGCGKSTLLNMIAGLDAISEGELLLNGERINDLHPSRRDIAMVFQSYALYPSMTVAGNIGFGLEMRKVPKAKRREAIQRAAELLQIENLLNRKPAQLSGGQRQRVAMGRALVREPQLFLFDEPLSNLDAKLRVDMRTEIKQLHQRLGTTIVYVTHDQIEAMTLATRIAVMRGGELQQLGTPQSVYDDPNNLFVAGFMGSPSMNLVTARIERKDGALVARMASPSGDVTLPIVRDRAALEAWCDRDVMLGLRPEAITDPASANREDGEIHEATLEVALVEPTGADLYVVTQLGGRSINARMRPGAPLSPGQSTRFAFDVSRMVAFDPETEARIRDEAATTTEAAAREAAFSQKA, translated from the coding sequence ATGAGCTTTTTACATATTCACAACGTCCACAAGCGCTTTGGCGACACCCACGTGCTCAAGGGCATCGACATCGCCATCGAGAAGGGCGACTTTCTGGTGCTGGTCGGGCCGTCGGGTTGTGGCAAGTCGACCCTTTTGAACATGATCGCGGGGCTTGATGCCATCAGCGAAGGTGAGCTTTTGCTCAACGGTGAGCGGATCAACGATCTGCATCCGTCGCGACGCGATATCGCCATGGTGTTTCAGTCCTACGCGCTCTATCCGAGCATGACGGTGGCCGGCAATATCGGTTTCGGACTCGAGATGCGCAAGGTCCCAAAGGCCAAACGCCGCGAAGCGATTCAGCGCGCCGCCGAGCTTTTGCAGATCGAGAACCTTTTGAATCGCAAGCCGGCCCAGCTCTCCGGCGGTCAGCGTCAGCGCGTGGCGATGGGGCGCGCGCTGGTCCGCGAGCCGCAGCTCTTTTTGTTCGACGAGCCGCTGTCGAATCTGGATGCCAAGCTGCGTGTCGACATGCGCACCGAGATCAAGCAGCTTCATCAGCGCCTGGGCACCACCATCGTTTACGTCACCCACGACCAGATCGAGGCGATGACGCTGGCGACCCGCATCGCGGTAATGCGCGGCGGCGAACTGCAGCAGCTGGGCACGCCGCAGTCGGTCTACGATGATCCCAACAACCTCTTCGTGGCGGGCTTTATGGGCTCACCATCGATGAATCTGGTCACTGCCCGCATTGAGCGTAAGGACGGGGCGCTGGTAGCCCGCATGGCGTCGCCCTCGGGCGATGTGACGCTGCCGATCGTGCGCGACCGCGCGGCGCTCGAGGCGTGGTGTGACCGGGACGTGATGCTCGGGCTGCGCCCGGAGGCGATCACCGATCCGGCCAGCGCCAATCGTGAAGACGGCGAGATCCATGAGGCAACGCTTGAGGTGGCACTGGTCGAGCCCACCGGTGCCGATCTCTACGTGGTGACGCAGCTGGGTGGGCGCAGCATCAACGCGCGCATGCGCCCCGGTGCACCGCTGAGCCCGGGCCAGTCGACCCGCTTTGCCTTTGATGTCTCACGCATGGTGGCATTCGATCCCGAAACCGAGGCGCGTATTCGCGATGAGGCAGCGACCACCACCGAGGCGGCCGCTCGTGAAGCGGCCTTCAGTCAGAAGGCATGA